A single window of Leishmania infantum JPCM5 genome chromosome 35 DNA harbors:
- a CDS encoding putative GTP-ase activating protein — protein MAKHIREKVYVEGCHVVDGGAYNDAGERLLLFLANHDYSEKVDLLGNHQAYIFAAEQTTHNAPLGQATQRASMSTLPNANYMVQLFLCDKMVKWRLLQAIQRASKEYLQLFPDTDTALALSAARTVGDGCINAGRPTVAGPPASGVPNPFESKVLARPSANPYHSRTESGISVLSDHEVLQLSDVLREYEALQESKRRLGAVMTSSPPQPKGEEEGVRKSTSDDQGLEAAACVAGNAAELAVTLSELQSRAPARLQHSPLYERCIKSKPANKICADCGEPFPSWCILQPFGAFVCIQCIGVHRKLWSNKCRSAELDRWPDSDIEFMKARGNDVVNDELEYYVALPSDSVEFALHAQPVVKPVLSFSSAEVRESFLRWKYEELFFTRRRHPTATRPLPPLPDPAGLERSRLATTTATSEAEGYASAVSFGAAARLQQQPFFLDQGPPRYAGLLDIVVKELVGPESIKGAVCVLTNGFQTLRTQESRQLLHMRHSTAWDEHLQVGIEGAGQKPLYCTVYRGRGELLAAAEMWMKGDVFQPGTSCMFALKLVWSQLHKKPSQRTPGESWTITFLTSYQRLA, from the coding sequence ATGGCGAAGCACATTAGGGAAAAGGTGTACGTGGAGGGTTGCCACGTTGTCGACGGTGGCGCCTACAACGACGCAGGCGAGCGACTGCTTCTGTTTTTGGCTAACCATGACTACTCCGAGAAGGTCGATCTGCTCGGCAACCACCAAGCCTACATATTCGCTGCAGAGCAGACGACTCACAATGCGCCACTGGGACAGGCTACACAACGTGCATCGATGTCGACGCTGCCGAACGCCAACTACATGGTGCAGCTTTTTCTCTGCGATAAAATGGTCAAGTGGCGCCTGCTACAGGCGATTCAGAGAGCCTCAAAGGAGTATCTGCAGCTGTTTCCGGACACGGACACAGCACTCGCACTGTCCGCGGCGCGAACGGTGGGCGACGGCTGCATAAACGCAGGACGGCCGACGGTAGCGGGGCCGCCGGCCTCCGGTGTACCGAACCCCTTCGAGTCGAAGGTACTGGCCCGGCCCTCCGCCAACCCTTACCACTCACGCACGGAGTCCGGCATCAGCGTCTTGTCCGATcacgaggtgctgcagctgtcgGACGTGCTACGCGAGTACGAGGCACTCCAGGAAAGCAAAAGAAGGTTAGGTGCCGTGATGACCTCAtctccgccgcagccgaagggagaggaggagggcgtgcgcAAATCCACATCGGATGACCAGGGcttggaggcggcggcgtgcgtggcggGAAATGCAGCGGAATTAGCCGTGACACTGTCTGAGTTGCAGTCTAGAGCACCAGCACGCCTCCAGCACTCTCCTCTCTACGAGAGGTGCATCAAGAGCAAACCAGCCAACAAGATCTGTGCGGACTGCGGCGAGCCTTTCCCGTCATGGTGCATCCTGCAGCCGTTTGGCGCCTTTGTGTGCATCCAGTGCATCGGCGTGCATCGAAAGCTGTGGTCGAACAAGTGCCGTAGCGCAGAGCTCGACCGGTGGCCAGACAGCGACATCGAGTTCATGAAGGCGCGTGGCAACGACGTCGTGAACGACGAGTTGGAGTACTACGTGGCTCTTCCGAGTGACAGTGTTGAGTTTGCGTTGCACGCACAGCCGGTCGTGAAGCCCGTGCTGTCGTTTTCCTCCGCTGAGGTGCGTGAGTCGTTCCTTCGGTGGAAGTACGAAGAGCTGTTCTTTACACGGAGGCGGCACCCGACTGCGAcaaggccgctgccgccgctcccaGACCCGGCTGGGCTCGAACGCTCTCGCCTTGCTACCACCACTGCCACTTCAGAGGCGGAGGGCTacgccagcgccgtctcttttggcgccgccgcacgacttcagcagcagccattCTTTCTTGACCAGGGCCCTCCACGATATGCGGGGCTGCTGGACATTGTTGTTAAAGAGCTGGTGGGACCGGAGTCGATTAAGGGCGCAGTATGCGTGCTGACAAACGGCTTTCAAACTCTCCGCACTCAGGAAagccgccagctgctgcataTGCGACACTCCACCGCGTGGGATGAGCACCTGCAGGTTGGCATAGAGGGGGCAGGACAGAAGCCGCTCTACTGCACCGTGTATCGCGGGAGAGGGGAACTGCTGGCCGCTGCAGAGATGTGGATGAAAGGGGACGTTTTCCAGCCAGGCACCAGCTGCATGTTCGCCTTGAAGCTGGTCTGGAGTCAGCTCCACAAGAAGCCCAGCCAGCGTACGCCGGGAGAGTCGTGGACGATTACGTTCTTGACCTCGTACCAACGGCTGGCGTGA
- a CDS encoding 60S ribosomal protein L30 — translation MAKKTKSKVDTINAKLQLVMKSGKYVLGTQQALTTLRQGRSKLIVISNNCPPIRRAEVEYYCTLSKTPIHHYSGNNLDLGTACGKHFRTCVLSVTNVGDSDIAA, via the coding sequence ATGGCCAAGAAGACGAAGTCTAAGGTGGACACGATCAACGCCAAGCTCCAGCTGGTGATGAAGTCCGGTAAGTACGTGCTCGGcacgcagcaggcgctgacGACCCTCCGCCAGGGCCGCAGCAAGCTGATTGTGATCTCCAACAACTGCCCGCCGatccgccgcgccgaggtggAGTACTACTGCACCCTCAGCAAGACCCCCATCCACCACTACTCTGGCAACAACCTGGACCTCGGTACGGCGTGCGGCAAGCACTTCCGCACGTGCGTCCTGTCCGTGACAAATGTTGGGGACTCTGACATCGCTGCTTAA
- the ARL2 gene encoding putative ADP-ribosylation factor-like 2, arl2: MGLLSIIKKTKRKEREMRILMLGLDNAGKTTCVKKLCGKDTSSISPTLGFQITALTFRGCTLNVWDVGGQQSLRSYWRNYFESTDGLVWVVDSNDVKRLLMCKEELHHLLQEERLAGASLLVFLNKIDIPTALSPQEIARLLDVDTIRQGKRHVHLCACSARTGEGLLDGISWMVDDVSKRMYLSS, translated from the coding sequence ATGGGGCTTCTCTCTATCATCAAGAAGACGAAGCGTAAAGAGCGTGAAATGCGCATCCTTATGCTAGGCCTGGACAACGCCGGGAAAACTACGTGCGTCAAAAAGCTCTGCGGGAAGGACACGAGCTCTATCAGCCCCACTCTCGGCTTTCAGATTACTGCTCTGACGTTTCGTGGGTGCACACTGAACGTGTGGGATGTGGGTGGCCAGCAAAGCTTGCGCAGCTACTGGCGCAACTACTTTGAAAGCACGGATGGTCTTGTGTGGGTGGTCGACAGCAATGACGTGAAGAGACTGCTAATGTgcaaggaggagctgcatcACCTCCTGCAGGAGGAGCGACTTGCCGGAGCAAGTTTGCTCGTCTTCCTCAATAAGATCGACATTCCCACTGCGTTATCGCCGCAGGAGATTGCCCGCCTGCTTGATGTAGACACGATTCGACAAGGCAAGCGCCACGTACACCTCTGCGCGTGTAGTGCCAGAACCGGTGAGGGCTTGCTAGACGGCATTTCATGGATGGTAGACGACGTTTCAAAGCGCATGTACTTATCAAGCTAG
- a CDS encoding putative coatomer zeta subunit: MAFLHRVQAVVALNNTGSRIFAKYFIGEGTPESSKALAPLEKQRSLEHAVFQAIHDPRRGNHVAYESEILVVEGHIALFHISEDVTIIVIGAGSENEVVLSNVLMGLVDALRQELNTPSLTARLLLENYCALLMTIDEMLDEGIILETDSATVANDLEPYLVDVSNDTARAALTGVNKYLRDNL; this comes from the coding sequence ATGGCCTTCCTGCACCGAGTacaggcggtggtggcactGAACAACACTGGCAGCCGCATCTTTGCCAAGTACTTCATCGGGGAGGGCACCCCCGAGTCTTCTaaggcgctggcgcctctTGAAAAGCAGCGCTCGCTGGAGCACGCCGTCTTTCAAGCCATTCACGACCCGCGACGCGGCAACCATGTCGCCTACGAGAGCGAGATTCTCGTGGTGGAAGGGCACATTGCTCTCTTCCACATCAGCGAAGATGTTACGATCATTGTCATTGGCGCCGGCTCTGAGAATGAAGTTGTGCTGTCGAACGTGTTGATGGGACTGGTAGATGCACTGCGCCAAGAACTCAACACACCCTCTCTGACAGCGCGTTTGTTACTGGAGAACTACTGTGCTCTTCTCATGACAATCGATGAGATGCTAGATGAGGGAATCATCCTAGAAACAGACTCGGCCACCGTGGCGAACGATTTGGAACCCTACTTGGTCGACGTTAGCAACGACACGGCGCGGGCCGCCCTCACTGGTGTCAACAAGTACCTGCGTGATAATTTGTAG